The genomic window TTTTCGTGCGTCAAAACCGTTTTGGCGCACCAACTCCGACTTTTTCACAAAAAGCCACGAAAAATCAAATTTTGGGCCGTTTCCCTCCTTTCCTGTCAACGCGGGATGTTCTCGATATTCAGGCTACCTCTAAAAAACCATTTTTCAGAGTGTTTGTCACACCTGTCCTAACAATTTTCAAAATGGCGTAATTTTCTGATTACGCCCCCTCATTTTCATCTATTTCACACCAATTCTCAAAAGTAGCCCCCCTTTGTTGTAAATCAGCTGTCCTAAAAAGCGAACTCTGGTTGAAATAAATCCGGCTCCGGCGGTTTTGTGAATGGTTGATCCAACCATTGCTGTAAATCCCGATAGACGAAAAGATTCCACTTCAGAAATGTCACCAGCGTGGAGAAATGCCACTTGGCCTTCGATAAAAACTTCAGATACTTTGTCAGCAAAATAGCGATAAGCGCTGTCCAAACTTGAATCCGGACAGCGTTTTCGCTGGTGCCGATAAACGTTTTGATCTTGAAGTTCTGCTTGAGCATCTTGAAAAAGCTTTCGATTTGCCAGCGAGCCTTATAGATGTCGCCGATCGTTTGTGCGTCCAGCTCAAAATTGTTGGTTAGCAAGGTCAATGTCCGATGGTTTTCCA from Victivallis lenta includes these protein-coding regions:
- a CDS encoding transposase; the protein is VKQYPGTVLSDEVIFLRGSQDKYPERLRKVVVCDVENHRTLTLLTNNFELDAQTIGDIYKARWQIESFFKMLKQNFKIKTFIGTSENAVRIQVWTALIAILLTKYLKFLSKAKWHFSTLVTFLKWNLFVYRDLQQWLDQPFTKPPEPDLFQPEFAF